The following nucleotide sequence is from Primulina tabacum isolate GXHZ01 chromosome 2, ASM2559414v2, whole genome shotgun sequence.
TGCCGGAAGAGGAACCTCATCTGGTGGAACATATCTCAGTATCAGCACCGAGATTGCCACCATTGTAAATGCAAGAAGTGTGCCAACACTAACCTGCAGGTAACCTTCAGTAATCAGGACCTTGTAAAAATTTCAGTCGAAAATAGGAAACAAGAAGAGAATTTGATGAGCCAGTTTGGTTCAAATGAAGTTTTCTGCCGAGTAACAAAGGCGCATACCATTCCCGATAACTGGTCTACATCCATGAAGAATGCCAAGCCTCCAGCAAGTAAACCGGTTACTACGGTGCCTTTCACAGGGACTTGAGTGCTTTTATTGACATCTGAAAAAAAAGACGGCAGCAGTCCATCTCTAGCCATTGCCAATAGAATTCGTGGCTGACATACACAAATAGGTTCTTATATTTCATATGTTACGAGTCAGAAAGAGAAACTTTATCTAACAAATTCAACTTTAGTTTCTATTGACCAGTCATTTCAGTCAGAAACCTTTCGATTGCAAGGTGAATTCATAAATACCACAATTTTCTCAAAAAGAAGGATAGGACTCTTTCCGTAAAAAGAAAGCAAAACGTTTTTGTAGAGAGTTAACATTCgtttaaaacaaaagaaaatttattaCCTGTGGCAGGATAGACCCCATCAACGTTGAACAAAGAGCAGTACAAGCTCCAACAGCTACAATATAACTGCATttcaagtaaataaataataattacaaaTGGAGATGATAAGACGAAAACTAAGCCTAAAAACTAATATAAACAAGATAACAAAGACATAAACAACTTACGCTGCCCACTTAACTCCATGGCTAGCAAAGGCTGAGGAAATGGGAGTGTCAGGATCCATTGCGTAATAGGGTACTAGACCAACTATGATCGCAGAAACTAGCATATACAGCATGCAACATAAGGATAATGATAAACCAATGCCCAGTGGTAAGTCCCGTTGAGGGTTTTTCACCTGCAGTGGGAAGCAAAATTATGGCCAAGCTTTCTTGTCAGGATGATACTACTATAAATCAAATAACACAGTGGGATTTAGTTAAAAGAATATTCCCTACTGACCTACCATATTTATTCAAAGATATTTTCACTGACATAAAGGGGAGATGATTACTTTTGTAACAAAGAGAGACTAATAAGAATTTTAGCCCTCCGTGCATTGTGTCATAAACGTAAGTTTCAATACCCAAACACGTTGATCCTCTTTGTGTTGTGATTTCTGTTCATtatatttcgactattttaaaTTCAACCAATTCAAATTGATATTAGTATATACCTCTTCTGCCGTACTAGCGACCGCATCAAATCCTATATATGCAAAAAATACTGTTGAAGCACCAGCAAGCATCCCATCAGCCCCAAAGGGTAAATATCTAAACGAAAATGGAACATTGGCGAACAGTTTCATACATCTGGGAGAGATAATAAATCAATTGAACATAAATACAGAACAGTTTCATACATCTGGGAGAGATAATAAATCAATTGAACATAAATACAGAAATGCAAATCGCAAACGAATATAAAAAAGATTACCCAGTGGAAAGTTCATAGCCAGGCCATCCACTCTTAATGCCTAAATATCCACCAGCTATAATGACAAAGATCATGGCACATATATTTGCTAAAGTTACGATTCCTTGGACAAATGTACTCTGCATAAAAACCACATTTTATTTTGCATACTAATTTAGAAATCCAAAAACTTCAGGGGGGGAAAGCCCAATGCAATGAAGCAGTAATATCATAAAGAGACCTCCTTGATTCCCACACACAAAAGCCCTGTGACCACAAAAATTAGGATTGTTGCACATGGATCAACCACAATATCAAGCCAAGGAAGAGTCTGGCGAGCTAGAAAAGAAGGGAGACTATTTGGACCTCCAAAAAGCATGGCCTGTTGCAGAAAATAAGTGATAAAATAAAACAGAGTCGCCATCAAATACTAATCCAAAAACCTTAAAGACATGCAGATGTACCACACCAGATTAGGGGATATGCCACGAGCAACAGCCGAACCTCCAATGGTGTATTCTAATATCAATGCCCAACCAACCAACCAAGCAACACTGCTTGAAACAAAAAAAGTGTTAAAATCAACAACCCAACAGCATACTTATCAGTCAAATTGTTTGCAATAAACTAATAAATGAAGGCTTGCAGTGGACGGGTTTTGTTCCCAAAGAAGTCAGTCCTCAAATCATATAGAGGAATACAAACAAGTACAACAAACAATATATTTCTTAAGGAAACGACAAGTAATTGCAGAAAATACTGCAGCCCCGTTACCATGAAATAGTTCACACTCGATATGATTGAAATAGTAAAAGGAAATCTAATGCAACGAAAGAAAAAATATTCTCTGGCGAAAGTAGAGATGGTATAGTTTAAAATCACAGTTGAATTCAAAAAGTAGACATTATTCAAACTGTGGTGAGACAGATTTTAAACGGAGTTTACCACTCTCCAATGCAAATATAAGAATAATGATATGCACTTCCAGCAGAGGGGCATCGACTTGCTAGCTCGGCATAACAGAAAGCAGAAAGGGCAGCTGCTATTCCCGCTATAAGAAAGGAAAAGGTAAGTGCTGGCCCCGAACGCTCCCTAGCGACGGTGCCAACAAGAATATAAACCCCAGCACCAATTGTTGCACCAACTCCTACAAAATATGACGAAAAGAGATT
It contains:
- the LOC142530364 gene encoding cationic amino acid transporter 2, vacuolar-like, with product MGFLGDAQKDCSDGGGKCVSGSLKCLVRRKQVDCSHSKSSPSGSGHSQLAKALTVSHLIAIGVGATIGAGVYILVGTVARERSGPALTFSFLIAGIAAALSAFCYAELASRCPSAGSAYHYSYICIGECVAWLVGWALILEYTIGGSAVARGISPNLAMLFGGPNSLPSFLARQTLPWLDIVVDPCATILIFVVTGLLCVGIKESTFVQGIVTLANICAMIFVIIAGGYLGIKSGWPGYELSTGYLPFGADGMLAGASTVFFAYIGFDAVASTAEEVKNPQRDLPLGIGLSLSLCCMLYMLVSAIIVGLVPYYAMDPDTPISSAFASHGVKWAAYIVAVGACTALCSTLMGSILPQPRILLAMARDGLLPSFFSDVNKSTQVPVKGTVVTGLLAGGLAFFMDVDQLSGMVSVGTLLAFTMVAISVLILRYVPPDEVPLPAHFQEAIDSVSLRYSNSGSPGNTDVENTKGHGISLESSVPLLAEKETVVEYPLVEKAARKFNFILSEGNRRQIAGWSILLTCVGVLVLTSAASSMSLNSSLRYALCGVGGFLLLSGLVSLTCVDQDDARHSFGDAGGFICPFIPLLPIISILINVYLLINLGSGTWIRVSIWLVVGVFIYILYGRKHSSLQNAVYVPATRVNEIYETSCNSAVA